Below is a window of Panthera leo isolate Ple1 chromosome B4, P.leo_Ple1_pat1.1, whole genome shotgun sequence DNA.
GCCCAtcgacagatgaacagataaagaagatgtgctgtgAATACACAGTGGAAGATCAGCCTTAAAGAAGAATGGagtcttgccattggcaacaacacggatggatctggagaggataatactaagtgaaataagccggtcggagaaagacaaataccgtatgattttactcatgtggaatttaagaaacgaagcAAAGAAAAAGACCGGAAAAACCAGGCTCTTCAATACAGAGGacacactgatggtcaccagggggagggagggacagcaaGCAGGTGGTGGGGACTAAGAGCACACTCCTCgcgatgagcactgagtagtgcatagaattgttgaatcactatattgcccATCTGAAACCAATACAATGCTGTGTTAACTCTACGGgaatttttcagaataaataaactttaaaaaaaataagagagaaatggaagcttCATAATAGTGAGAAGGAATCAGGTTGTGGGAGGATTCGTGTCTTTATAAGAGGGACCAGAGCTGACTCTCACCACCGTGTGAGGACATGGCAAGAAGGCTGCCATCTGCATGCcgggaagagagctctcaccaggaatCAAATCTGCCGGCACTTTGGTCTTgaacttgcagcctccagaaccgcGAGGAATAAACGTCTGTGGCTAAGGCGGCCCAAGCTGATGAAGACAAATCATCATCGTCGTTGTTATTTGCAGAAAAAGTAGACATGTTTCCTTTAGTCCCAAGGATAGAGCAAAGGCCCATGATTCAAAAGCTTCCCTGTCCTCTCAGAGCAAATCCTGACTTGTCCAAAGACGGGCAGACGCCCTCTGGTGGTGGTGGCCAGTCCCTGCCTCAGGTAGCAGGGCCCCCTCAGCACCGGATGGTGAGGCGGCTAGAGCTCAGGACAGGCGGCCAGACCAGGGCACATACACTCCCTTGGGAGATACAGGGGACGGAGGAGGAAGCCTTCTCtccctgggagagagggaggaccGGCCTTGGGAGAGAGAACCTTCACAGAAGGTTCCAGAAAAATCGCGAGCGATCTCCTCCATTGATCCTCCAGGAGCTGGCCCATCACTGACCACCCTGCATGGCAGGGCTAGTCTCTGACATAGAAGCCACCCAGCTTTGTCTCCGGTTGTTACAGACTCCGGCTTGAGGACAAGGTTCTGCAGACTGGTCGTGAGGCCAGGACGTGCCGATCACTACTGGTTCAAAGGTCAGAAAGCCCTAAGGGCAGTTGAACTTCTGTCCGCTGTGGGGGTGAAGCTGGTGGTGGCCGACATCTTGGCCAGAAGGCTACTTCTTTCTGGCAGGTTCTGGAAATCTCCATGGAAGGCTTCCTGCCTTGTCTGGTCAACAAGCTCAGGGCAGGGACGTCATCACCTGTTCACGCCACGCTGCAGCTGAAGCTCAAACTCCGCTATCAGGCAGCCCCCTCTCTTTAGCCACTGACCCCAGAAATGGCCTAGCCAAGCTGTCCGCTCTCGGACCTCTCGGCGTCTCCAGGGGGCTTCTCCTGCAGTCGTGCTACTCGTGGCTCAGTGTCTACGTGGAAATGATAACAAAATAAAGTCCTGAGATGTTCGGGCTCTTTCCTCAGTGCCCAGTATGCACCGGAGAGACGGGGAGGGCGCGGCAGCACCCCTCCCCCGCACTGTGGGCCCCCCGGGGACGGGACACGCCATCCTGAGGCACACCCAGGCAGGTCACCAGGATTATGGCTGATGAGAGCCAGGACCCGGTCGCCACCCTCAGGGCACCTACGGTTTGGGCAACTCCACAAGCTCATGAATTAATTATTAGAATGGCGTCTGATCAGACTGTCACAGAAGTGTCAGGTGCTTTGAGTGCGGCTGTAAGTAACACAGgcggaagcccagagagggagcGCGTCTTCGGTCGGAGAGAATTTATGAAGATTCCGAAAAGGCCCCACATGAGCTGAAGCCCTGAAAACCGAGGAGTTTAGCTCTGAGCTGGCGAGCCTTCCACACAGTCTGAGCTCATTTTCACAGCGAGACGGAGAGGCAGAGAAGGCCGCGTGGGGTTTGCAGCTGGCCAGACGCCTCCTCGTGTTCACATGGAtgtctggcggggggggggggggggcgggtaccGATTACggtgggagacacagattccagtCCCAAAGCCACAGATATCCAGCACGAATCTCCTTCCAGAACCACCAGCTGCACGGACAGGGTCTGAGCCACGCACTAGAAAACATGGAAGCTGGACGAGAAAGtgccagaaagagaagggaggggcccAGATGGGTGTCAGAGTcactaaaaatatgtaaaaaccagGGGACGCAAACCACCGCCTAGGGCCGTCACTCGACCAAGGGGACAGGCTGGCGGGGGGCATGGcagtcccctcctcttccctacCAGCCCTCCCGGGTTCTAATGCTAACTTCTCGTCCTGTCCTTGTCACCAGTCACTCAAAAGAAGGCGCCCATTCTGCAGAGGAGAAAGGGATGCTgggaaagagaatggaagagactATGACACTTTCGTCCCCAGGGACATGGGCCTCCCTGGGTGTGCATGTCAGGCACTCTCTGCAGCACTCCGTGCCTCGGGACCAAGAGTGTCCGCAGGGTCTCTGCTGCAGTTTGGAGACTCTTGcagaaaaacagagcaaaaccTGGGGCTCGAGAACTCCCACCCTGTCATAAAATGCTTTTGGAAGAGGGAGCATTAGAAATGACGGCCCAGAGACGTCATGGAATCTGCTTCCCCGGACAGAGTCCCAGGCACCCACCGCGGGCCGTCGGTCCTGTCCCCGAGGCCGGGAGCCTCCAGCTGCCACCTCCAGCTGCCCACGGTCACTGTGGGCAGCCCCACACCACATCCTTGCTCCCCGGCCTCCGCCTTCTCGTTCCCCACGCAGCTGGACAGGAGTTGTTGACTTGTGTGGCCTCTTGTTTTCGACAAGGATCAGAAAGTTCCAGAAGTCTTTTTGCAGCGTTACACTGTGAAGGTTGTACCCTCCTCTGAGGACTTCAGCACGGAGTGAAGTTCGTGACCTGAAATGAGTGAACGGGGGAGGCTTTATGGACAGATCCTTGGAGGGTTGTTTCCAAAAAACAAGCAGCAGGGGTAGGAACTGCTGGGTGCTATTTAACatctgttatttgttttcttataagtTTTATTCATCTAAGTCACCCCTTAACTATCTGTTCGTCTTTCTTCGTTAATATCTTCATTAAATAGAAGCTATTAGGgacgctggggtggctcagtaggttaaacgtccaacttgggctcaggtcatgatctcacagttcgtgagttcaagccccatgttgggctctgtgttgacagatcagagcctggattctgtgtctccctctctctctgcccctcccctgctcacattcgtctctctctctcaaaaataaacattaaaacattttttttttagtttttcagtttttttaaaaaactgaagctATTGGGCGGGGCCTCCAATAAACAAGCCTTATGTAGCTGGCAGACCCCGCTTTGTCCCTgctccttgcttttttttcctgcctggaaCAAGGACATGGTGGttggagctgtggcagccatcttgggaCCACGTGGGAAAAGTCAAGAAAGTTGAAAAACTTTGGCTCTGGCATATTTAAGCTTTGACAGCAGGGGTTGGCCAACTATGGCCCATGAGCTGAATCTGGCCCACCACCACCGAGGGAAATTCTAGGAGGAGGATGCGTTTGGCATGTCTCAATACATGCGCATGACCTGGGCACAGTGGCAGACTCTGGCTAGCTGTTCGCCAGTATCCATGCTTGCAAACTCCCCACCAGAGAGCTATGCTACATTCTCAGCCCCGCTCCATCGAGGGGGAACCTGTTCTCCCCAGTAGGCTATAAGTGGCAGTGGCGGGCatctccccccccacccgccccggctgaggtgggggagaaggtgTCTTCCACATGTCCTTTCTTCCCGTATCTGTGGGAAGAGattcagagaatcccaaggcccTACGTGTTGACCACAGGGAGCAGAGCCCTCCCACCAACCCACGTCCCCAGTGCCATGGAGAAAACGTAAACTATATCGTATTATACCCCTGGGGCTTGGGactatttgttacagcagctggcTCCCCTGACCACTACAGAGACTGAAGAATGGAGCCTTGGAGAAGGCTCAGAGTGGAACTCTCAGGCTTTCAAGAGGACGGTCCCATTCCTTCTCCCCTGAGGAACCGACTCACAAGGGTGACGAGACTGGACACCAGGGTTTTTACAGGAGAGAATGAGCCGCTAGGCTGAGCTCGATGCTGGAAACATGTGGAAATAGTGGGACTGCTTTCAGGGGGCTAACTCCCCCAAATAAAGATTGCGGGGACTCTCTTCCTGTCGCTATTTCGGTTacataaaaggagagagaacctTCCCAGcttggccaaggtcagagagccAAGGATCCCCTCGAGCTTTTGAGTGCCAGCAAGGACAAGCTGGCCCCTGCGGGGAGAAAGGAAGTTCTGTACTCTGGGAATCTCGGCTCTGTTGATGCTACAGGCTGAGTGGGGAGTTAGGCCGTTAGCACACGGGCGGGACCCAGGCTCCCCGGCCCTCATTTCCACCAGTTCCGAGGTCCGTAAGTCTTTTCATTCTTGACTTGGCTGTTTCACTGCCTCTGCCTCCCGGCTCTGAGCGGCAAGGTCAGATGCGTGACCTTAGAGCGCCCCTGTCAGGTGACTGGGAACCAGGGTCCTCAGGTGGGTGAGGGAGTGGCCGCAGGGCAGCCTGCCccatttctccatccctttatgttattttatacgGCATCTCATTTTCCCAGGAGCTGAGGCTTGGATTCACCAGGCCCCACACTTACCCTGTTGGTCACCCATCCAGAGGACGGTAGTCCGGATTGACAGGCACCACCCTCCtcacttttctccctccctctcatacCTCTCACAGACCCCGCGGCCCCCTTCGCTGCTTGCTGCCCAtcttccagaacattccagaatATGCATGCGTGTTTCTGCTCTTATCACTCCCTGACTGAAATCCGTCCCCGGAATAAAACTCCCCTGCGCTCCTTCCCCTGGCATTTACAGCCCAGCCATCTCCTCCTCCTTATTCACGGATCAGCACCTCACGTGTCCTGTGCCACGGAAGGTGGTCTTTTTCTCTATTCCCTGCGCTCTCTTCACGGGGGTCCCCGTGGACCCCCGACACCCACTCCCCCCAGTGATAGTGTGAACAAATCTCAGTGGCTCCTTGTTGGCGATTGGTTCAGGGTTGGACGTGAATTCAAATCTACCCCGTGTCTGCTGAGTGGGGCGGAGAGGGGGGGCGCTGTAGAAAGACAAGGGATGTCGGCTGGGGAGATTTAGGGAATGCTTCCCCCTCCCACAAGAGAACAACAGAAAAGAGATGATGTCGCTTCCTCCCCTGGACACTGTCGTATGGGGGCGTCACAGTGGCCCTCTGCCCAGGGGACCACCTGCGATGGTCTAGGGCCGGGGGTTAGATGACCTGGGGCCTGCCTGCAGCTCAACTCCCTGTTCCCTGAGagaacacagttaaaaaaaaattttttttttaatgtttatttttgagagagagagagagggggagacacagaatccgaagcaggcgtcaggctccgagctgtcagcacagagcccgacgcagggcttgaactcaggaaccccgagatcatgacctgagccaaagtcagatgctcaacccactgagccaccccgacgcCCCCCACTTTGATTCTGGGGGTCTCCTTGTGGTCGAATACACCCTAAACGCTCCTAAAAGCCTCAGCTTTCCTGTCCCTCACCTTGGGCTGCTGTCCCATTCCCTCCCTGCAGGAAATCATCCCGACCCCAGGCAGCGGCCTTCCCCGTGTCCCCCGGGGAGCCCGCCACAAGCCCAGGGGGGCATCCTGATTTCCTAAGGGGACCAGATGTCCCAGCTTGGGCCAAAGGGCCTCCCAAGGAAATAGGGTGCGGCCCAGGACACAGTCTGGCAAATTCCCAAAAGTGAGAGGCCCTCCCCGTCCTGCCATGTGCTTGGATGTGGCCGCTTCCCGATATGAGCGGGTATCTCACGGAGAGACGCTGTCTCAAGGTGACCTTCTGGTGGGCAGCACTGTCCCCCTAAGCTGCGTCTTTGTTTTCCGTGTTTCGGTGCAGAAAGATGGCAGGATTCGTCCCCTTGACCTCACAAAGCTGCGGAGGGCCGGCTTTCCAAAGGGCCTTGACTTGCTCGGAAGTAGAAGAAACACCAAAGAACCCCGCTTTGCGGGGCAAGGGCTTACTCACTGGTAAGACAGAGATTTATCTGACGTCGCGGGGCCCCTTCCGTTCATCAATCATTTCCTTCAGTGGCCAGAGTGGCCTGAGGAAAATGGTTTGCAGCTAGTGTCAGGTAATGTGCCCTCCTCTGTCGGCACCACATTCACCGGGCGGCTGGGCCACAGCTGGACGCCTAAGCAGAGGGCGGCACGGGGGACAACACCACCGTGTGCCTTACAGTCAAGGCCTGCAGAGCGCGTCTCCGGGGCCTCAGCCTTAGAAACCTggtccctggggtgcctggggaggctcaggtcatgatctcgcggttcgtgggttcaagccccgcgtcgggctctgtgctgacagctcagagcctggagcctgcttcggattctgtgtgtccctctctctctgcccctaacccactcacattctgtctctgtctctctcaaaaataaacattaaaaaaaataatatattttaagaaagagagagagaaagaaagagaaaagagagagagagaggaaggaaggaagggagagaaaaagagaaggagaaggaagagaaagaaggaaagaaagaaatgtggtcCAAGCGGTTCCTCCAGGAAGCAAGGAGCAGGGTCCACATGGGAAACAGCCTGGCTGGGTGCGGAGTCTCAAAACTCCGTGTTTCCCTAACAAATGAGGCTTCAAGGACATTTCCTTACACCCGGGCTAGAAAGTAAAACGACACAGTCTGGTGAAGGGCGGACTGCAGCAGACGAGGGCAGTGGCCTCACAGTGTGGCTTCTCCCGATAcccccaccagcagcagcagccctggaacttactagaaatgtagctcaggccccaccccagacccaccgagtcagaaactctgggagtgggGCTCCGCGATCTGTTtgaacaagccctccaggtgactgATCCGCGCTGAGAGCGACTGGAATAGATCAGGAAGGTTGCATGACCACCGTTGCCGCCCCCCTGGTAAATCGGGGTGCGGGATTTGACGTTTCAGCTCCGTCTGACCCTGAGCCCCGGAAATCCCAGCCTAGCTGCTTTCCTACATTACCGCCCTGACAAAAAGCTCAGGAGGTAATAGGCTGTATCTTCACAAATGCCAAATCTAAACAACACTGGTGCATAGCAAATGATGGGTCCTAGGTTCAAGGTCAAACGGGATCACCACGTTGAGTTATGACAGCGAGATTTGCGAACCACTCAGTCGTTGTGGTAGCCAGGGTTCTCCAGGGAACTAGAACTAACGGGATATAGAGAGATACATGCAGGTATAAGGGTTTATTATCAGAGTCGGCTCACGTGgttatggagactgagaagtcccacCGTCTCCCATCTGTGGCTGGAGAACCCAGAAGCCGCTGGTGTGATTCAGTCCAAGCGCAAAAGCCTGAGAAGCAAGGGAACCTGTCGTGTAAGTCCTGGTCTGAGAGCAGGACAAAAGCGATGGCCCAGCTCAGGCAGGGAGGGCaaattctcccttcccccacctctctgttGTACGTAGGCCCTCAGCTGAGTGGGCAATGCCTACCTTGCCGACGGCCGCCTGCTTTACCCAGTCTTGCAAACACAGTGCTCATCTCTTGTGAAAACACCCTCACGCATGTGCCTGGAAATAATAACtggaaataataggaaaataacCTTCCAGCTACCTGGGCGTCCCTTGGCCCCATCAgggtgacacataaaattaaccctcACACGCCTCATAGAATCCCTTTCTCACCATCTACCCTCAAGTGTCCTGTCCGTGAATATTTTTCCAGGTAGTAACTAGGCTATGCTGGGCCAGATTTCTGATTATCTCTAACCTATATATTGTTGCtttctttataatctttttaatgtgtatttactttgagagagtagggagggggtggaggtgaagggcagagagagggagacagagaatcccaagcaggctccacactgtcagcgtagagtctgatgtggggctcaaactcatgaactgtgaggtcatgccctgagctgaaaccatgagtcagaggcttacctgagtgacccacccaggcgccccaacattgtCACTTTCTCACCTGACTTTTGCCCAGTAGCTTGAGAAGcttttttcaaatctttctcactctccccctGCCATTGTTGGCTCAGACTGGCCTCTCTGGTGACACACAATAGATCTGGAAGTGCACCTGTGATGAGAAGGAACCACCCGATGGTACAAACTTGTAAAACCTTTCCAGGTTCCCACAGCCCCTCTAGCATCCCAGGAAAGTTTCCCcgcccctccacctcttcctgctttttctcATGGTCCATACAAATCGGAAGCCTATCTTGgaaatcatgttttgttttgctgggcTCGAGTAGATGCAGTCACGTTTCTTGACCATCTGTCCTTTGGACTCCATCATACGTGCTTACGGGACATGGTTGCCCGTTCCCGACAGCCCCCAGCAGGAACCTGTGTTTGCAGCTGGCCGGCTGCCTTACTCTGGGTTTCATTCCTCCGGGACCCGGACAGAAGCCCGCAGAATGTCCTAACCATCACAGTTAAGTGTTTCTAGAATGTGAAGGGATACGTGCTTGGAGGCTGCTGGCCTGGGAACCtgtaatatttgtttctgtgAAGGAACATGTTCAAAATAAGAACCGAGGGCCCCCGTCTTGGGCCACAGTCTCCTCGTCACTAGAAATGTCAGTTGGCTTCATTGAGGCTTAGTTATTATGCTGCCCTATTGTAGGGCTGCACAGGCGTGATCCGCGGACAAGGTCAGACTGTCTGGGGAAGGCCCCCCGAGCCCTTCAGGTGCAGCTCTCAGGTCTGGGAATTGCTCGTTGGTGGGAcagcgggggcggggagaggcggaTGTCATCCAGGCGTTCAGATAACATCGCTCTGGTCGGCGCCATAGGCATCCAAAGCTGCACCCTACTGTCAACCTGCTCTGAGTGGAAAGTTCCCATCCCCACACGGCGCTGGCTGGTGTCCCCTCCGCTGATGCCACAAAGGACAGCTGGTTTCCCTTGCCTGCCCTTCTTCCATTTCCAGTCTGGTATATGGAATCAAAGCATATTGTTGCTATGTTCCTTGAATAAAATTGTATACTCTTTGTTTTAACGTCCATTAtttggagagaaggagacagtgtgagagggagaggggcagagagagagggagacacaggatccgaagcaggctccaggctccgagctttcagcacagagcccgacgtggggctcgaactcataaactgtgagatcatgacctgagtcaaagta
It encodes the following:
- the LOC122225492 gene encoding uncharacterized protein LOC122225492 yields the protein MSTVFARLGKAGGRRQGFCAWTESHQRLLGSPATDGRRWDFSVSITTSRTSLRAEVLRGGYNLHSVTLQKDFWNFLILVENKRPHKSTTPVQLRGEREGGGRGARMWCGAAHSDRGQLEVAAGGSRPRGQDRRPAVGAWDSVRGSRFHDVSGPSFLMLPLPKAFYDRVGVLEPQVLLCFSARVSKLQQRPCGHSWSRGTECCRECLTCTPREAHVPGDESVIVSSILFPSIPFSSAEWAPSFE